CACTTGAGGCAAGGTTTTTTAAGGCTTCGTTCGTTGAAGACAATGTCTTAAAGACCTCAACACGTAACTTTTGCCCCTGTGTATCCAGGTACTTTGAAATTGCACTGGCAGACAAGATATCCGTTTGAGGGGACATGGAATAGCCTTTATTGGTTACAGCTTGTATGGAATAACCGTCTGTCTGTAGCGATTTTATGGCTTTCCAGACCGCGCTGCGCGTCACGGATAACTGAACGGCTATTTCCTCACCGGAAAAAAATTCACCTTTATTACTATCAAGCAAGGCAAGAATATGTTCTTTTACTGTCATGAACTTAAACCTCCAAAAGTATAACTCTCCGACCAAAATCCATTGAGTAATTTATCATTCAACGATTGCGACTGAATACTCTAATTCTATATAACAATAGGAAAAACTCAAGCGCGGTATTTCACTCCATTGTAAACCTTTAATAACATTTTGGTTTACAATCGAAGCTATCTCCATTATAATTCAGCTTACTGGACGTATTTACTAACCAGAATAAACTTATTTTTATCCAATGGAGGTCAATTTTTTTGAAGACAAAAGAACTTATTTATGCTGCATTATTCGCAGCACTTATCGCGGTGCTGGGCATGATTCCACCCATCCCCCTTGGTTTCATCCCTGTTCCGATTACTGCCCAGACGCTTGGCGTCATGTTGGCTGGATGTTTTCTGGGGAAACGGATGGGAGCTCTCAGCCTAATCATTTTCATCATTCTAGTAGCCATTGGGCTTCCTGTATTGACCGGAGGTCGTGGCGGAATCGCGGTGCTCGTTGGACCTTCTGCAGGATACATAATTAGCTTTCCGATCGCGGCCGGCCTTATAGGCTGGTATTCTGAAAAAATCTGGCCGAAGGTCCGAACTTGGAAGCTGATAGCGATCAACGTGATTTTTGGTGTATTGCTAGTGAGCCTGATTGGTGCCCCCATCATGGCATTGATTACAAATACGTCGATATGGGCCGGACTTACCGGAGCGCTAGCCTTTCTTCCGGGAGACATCATCAAAGCCGTTATTGCAGCCGTTATAACGATGCAGCTTAAAGCAATCAGTCCTATAGAAGAAAAAGCACAGATGTG
This Paenibacillus sp. FSL R5-0345 DNA region includes the following protein-coding sequences:
- a CDS encoding biotin transporter BioY, whose translation is MKTKELIYAALFAALIAVLGMIPPIPLGFIPVPITAQTLGVMLAGCFLGKRMGALSLIIFIILVAIGLPVLTGGRGGIAVLVGPSAGYIISFPIAAGLIGWYSEKIWPKVRTWKLIAINVIFGVLLVSLIGAPIMALITNTSIWAGLTGALAFLPGDIIKAVIAAVITMQLKAISPIEEKAQM